The following nucleotide sequence is from Primulina tabacum isolate GXHZ01 chromosome 2, ASM2559414v2, whole genome shotgun sequence.
ATCGCCACTCCCATCCCACTTTCACCCAACCTGGAAAGGCAAACACCAATAGTGGAGCAATTCATAGCATAACTGACATCTTAAAAGAGAAACTTTAATCAAAACCCTGTGGATTCTCTTCCAACtaacacaacaacaaatttttgaGCAAGAATACTGTTATATTATTTTGCCAAATATTTTATGCATGGAAATGGTTATTGCATATCTAAACAGATTCCACGGAATTATGATACATATTGGTTTCAGTTGCATTATAGTCTGATAAGATGATGAAGCTCAACAGGACTCCTAGTCGCTCAAGGCATAGCTCTAGAAGAAGGAATAAACTAAACGCCGTCATATTCATGCTAATAGAACCTAAATAGCATGCCTGATAGTTTCGGAAGTTGACATACATTTCCTATTTTTTCCTCGTAACATCGATGCACACTTCAATGATGAAATTCTGCTAACAGTTTGAAATTGATGGTTCTTACTGGCTCTCCACATAGTAAGCATATTCTTTGATATCTGAATCAGGTTCTTAGTCAAAATCACATTGTAATTTGGGAAAAGTAAATTTTCTCATTTCTGGCTTAGTTAATAAGAAAGGAATGAAGCCGGAGGCCCAGACAGTAAGCACGTAGGTGTTATTTTAAATTCCCTAgtcaaataaaatttgaaaaagttgaAATATCTATATGAGGAAATTGCTTAAATGTTTTAGCATCTCACTGTAGCATGTCTCATTATCATCTTTCATAAATGAAGTTAGATGTTTAATATTTATGTAGATAGTGTATATCCATATGTTCTAATAGAAGGAATTGAAATGAAATGCTAAAATATTTATAGAAGTAGGTGAAAATAATGGGAATAGACATAAAAAGGCAACCTTTTGTCTCTTGAGACGTTCATTCTCCTCCTCAAGACGTGAAACCTTGTTCTCCAGCTCATGGGTGTAAGCCTGCGCAGTGCACATAAAAAAGTTGATAACGTGTGTCTATAGCCAACAAGAAGAATCAACAAAAAAGGGGTCAGATAGTTTTTGCGTGAAAAACACACCTGCTTCCTAGCTCGTGATCGAGCAGCTGATTCCCTGTTCTTGATCATCCTCTTTTGTCTCCTCTCAACGCTCTtttcaacaaaatcaccagGTGCAACCCTTTTTCGTCCAGGAGTCTGAGTATCCGACAAAGTACCCAACCGTGGGGACGAAGGCATGGTTATTTGAGTTTCAGGGTATGCAGCATCCATTATCTGATTTCCACCATGAGGAACAGTTTGTTGAACGGATTGGCTCCGCATGAAAGCAGGAATCTGCTGCATAGGAATAGATGGGATCTGATAATTCATCCATTGAGCTTGTGGGGGTAATCCAATCGCATCAACTCCTCCAAAAACCGGGCCTGAATTATTTTTCCCTGCAGATGATTCAACAACTACTCCTGCCTTAACCAAGAAATCCTCCAAAGTCATTTCACCGAGAGTCCTTTTCCGATCCAGACTACTCCTCTGTCCTTGCTGAATACCCTGCCACACCTCATCAACAGTCTTTCTACTCAGATCCCTGGACAATGTGAGGCTTGACTGGCGGTTCAAAGACGAGCCACACTCAGGCTGCTGCCCAGGTGGCCCATAGTCAATGCCTCCTATAGCGTGATTATTATTAGCCTCAACTGTCCACACGGTCTTCAAAAGCTCATCAATATTCATGCTAATTAAAGGTTTCCCCAGATCACCCAATTGATTCTGCACCTCATCAAGAGTGAGATTGTACAGGGACCCTTGGCTAAGCAAGGGGTTGGATTTCGAGTCCGGATTTTGAACTTGAAGGTCAGGGGTTCCCCCATTGCTGCTGCTACTACCACCACCCCCTTGAGATCCCATTCTCTCAACCACTATTTAGTAGCCTCACACTCTTCCCCTTCTCCCCTTTCTTCTACACCCACAACCTAAAATTCACTCCATCAAGAAAtcaacaatttcaaaaaaattaaaaatttaaaaaaaaaacccttaaTCAAAGCAGCAAAACAAACTCCTACACCCAAAGCTTTGCATGAAATGCACCATTGAATCTAATACAAACTAAAACAGCAACTCATCAAATTAACAAGCGCATCAATCAAAAACTGCAGCGGAAAAAAACATCAATTCTCCCCATAATTAGAGTCAGATCAAATCCCATAAAATGCATGAGAACTGgaaaaaattgagaaaaatcaaaCATAGAAACTTACCAACCAGAAGGATTAAAAGATTCCCAGAAAAGAGCAAACTTTTACTCTGAGATTTTGGTCTGCATGCCAGTCACTGCGCTCCAACGCTCGCTGTATATAaagcaaaaaagaaaaaaacccAGAAGCCATAAAACCTGATAGCTCAATTTACCTCTggaaaaatcaattttaaataTGGAACGAATTATAAATGCAGAGGAGTTAGAAATTAGACCCGCATTctactctctctctctctctctcgagTAGACTGTATTAATCTTCAAATGCTCGTCTTAAGGAAACACCACCAAGCCTCTATTTTGCAAGTCTGATATAttttcataatatatattttatgataattaaataatattattgttaAATTATAAAGCCATAGGTCTTTgcatataaaatacataaaaaataattttttttcccgtTACCGGTACTTGTGCAAGCTTTTCGAAGCTTTTgagtattataattataaaaaacaaaatttttgaaagaatgGAGCCGAGTTAGaaattcatctcacaaaattggTTCATAAGATAGTTTTATAGGAGTTTTTGTGAATATATTATacgtgtgtgtctatatatatatataaaagtaatatttttgaaagaaTCGAGTCGAGTTAGATATTTATCTCAAAGGGGGGGTTTGGGGTTTGCAATTAGTATGTCATTTTAAGTGTTAGAAATGAGTGATTCAAAACGGATTTGGTTTGATTGGATTTGAAATCCTAATAAAATTGAAGTGTGTTAACTTTCATGAATTTAAGTTTTAgagaaattaaaattatttttcgtattaaatttgtatatctacttcttaaattttatattattttttaaacttaTATTACATTCTTAAAATCATGGAATATAAATTCACATTTtactaaaaattatataaaaatcaaataaaatattttcatacttAAAAAGTTGTATaagttatttttttatcttaaaaataaatttatcaaaatttaccaaaaccTCGTGGTgaactatattttttaaaattctttaaaaaattatttagtaAACAATATGGTTTTTTCTtgttgttttttaaaataattttcttttataTCATAATAAACAATATATGAATATGTACATAAATGCTATTAAtaaacaatatattttaaaaaaataagtgatatataattttttatattaaataatattatttttaactgTCAAATACAATtcttaaataacattttaaattttctgtcaaacattcaaataaaattctaaaatctaaATCTATGGATAAAATCCAATTTCAAATCCAAATCAAAATCTCATTTTTACTCGTCCAAACATAATTTGTTGAACTAAGAAATTTAACAGTATCAAAATCGCTAAATTGTTAATATACACTTGACAATTTcacaaaaattcaaaactttTAAATTACGATGACAGTTTAGATTGAGAatcaatatatatgtataataaaCGTCTTGTTCGATTACATAatctatattatataattagaAGTATATTCATTATATAATATGTATCTCGGATTCGATCCATGAAAATATTGtttctgtaatgcccgagattttatcaccGTGATTAgacattgattaattgacagaattgagatttCAGGAACTCAAGTGAAGAAGCTGGGCGTCGGTGcattataagccaagatgttggacagaacatctggcgcccgagcggtagaagatGACCgtcccgagcgccagtgttgcACAAAGTGAGGGCTTGGACAGAACGTTCCGTGCCCGAGCGGCAacttgtgaccgcccgagcgccgcctgaaaTGTATGAAAAATCAGCCACGTATCTTATTCATGCAAGTGGATATATATATTAGTCATGGCTTCAGAATTCATCAGAAAGAAGCACGGAAGAAACGGCTGAAAATCCTTGCGCCTTTACACCtcttagatttgtgatttgtgaacaatccgtccgtcagattgtcaatccgacttcagtactgtacttctcttgtcaagagcttcgacaggacgtaagttttattgatttctattatgatttaaaattatgatattgaaagaatcggatatgattcatatatggtgttcttgatatagtagacatcgtataatcaaatcggattgaagaacggataccgtatggaattgttatgattttcagagttaatttgattgagatttgatatcagatttgtattgttattgattatgagttgtgggaatggaTATcggttgatttgtattgcttggtatattgagattgtgccgttatgccgttgaaacagaatttgatctagttctgattatatccagtattgattgagtggtgtattgatattatactcctctatattgtcattgccatattgatattgacaggctttgaatccgagacttcgacaaagtcagattgacagaaaagaaaggtataaatcaatgtcgatccgggattgcacaactcgagtttgatttaacttgagttttccaaaatcacatacttaattgtcattgcctcgatatgttgcaatgtctgagattgagatgcttattctattgatttatagcaaagcgtgtgttgagtcatgggcggagatgcctagtcattggcaggatatgccaagtctttggcggatatgcATAGACACttgatgtttggtttatatcgatgtttgcttaggagttgattcattcctatcgctgagattcgatatttgagacaatgtccaggaatcgggatccctagattagagatgagtcgagtctgagatgacgagtcacgagtttatttacagttttatatcattcatgttttcagatttgatacatgttaatgataactgttatatgcttttatatatgtttttatatgattgtatgtttacattgtttatactgggattatattctcaccggagttatccggctgttgtcgtgtttgtatgtgggcatgacaacagatgggacatgatcagggtcaagaagaggatgagagaggacaagttagcgtggagatcctgatcagaagtagataggcttcaacacttgatatatagtagttgaaccctagtttgattttaatgtattgagtacaaggcatgtactttacttttgatatgtatatcagattgattacattacgtttccgcacttgcctttaaaagaaaaaaatttatgtcacacacttcttaattgttatattgaatcttaataatgattaagaaattGAATTAGCCTCCGGATCCCCACAGTTTCTATgttcaaagtattatttttcactaaaaaattatcatttttgtCACTTAtgttgaaacgt
It contains:
- the LOC142530200 gene encoding ABSCISIC ACID-INSENSITIVE 5-like protein 2, coding for MGSQGGGGSSSSNGGTPDLQVQNPDSKSNPLLSQGSLYNLTLDEVQNQLGDLGKPLISMNIDELLKTVWTVEANNNHAIGGIDYGPPGQQPECGSSLNRQSSLTLSRDLSRKTVDEVWQGIQQGQRSSLDRKRTLGEMTLEDFLVKAGVVVESSAGKNNSGPVFGGVDAIGLPPQAQWMNYQIPSIPMQQIPAFMRSQSVQQTVPHGGNQIMDAAYPETQITMPSSPRLGTLSDTQTPGRKRVAPGDFVEKSVERRQKRMIKNRESAARSRARKQAYTHELENKVSRLEEENERLKRQKEWEKVLPSMPPPEPKYQLRRTSSAPI